GAACGAGCGCTTGGTCTCGAGCATGGCGGTGACGTGCACGCGCGCGTTGGCGCTCGCCATGTGCTCGGCCGGCGGCACCGTCTCGTACATGGTGTGCGGGCCGAACCCGTACATGCCGCGCTCGCCCAGCGGGGCGTAGCGCACACAGGCCGCGACCTGTGCCGCCTGCTCCGGTGTCTCCACCTGCGGCACGTGGAGGTTCCACACGCCGGCGTCCAGCAGCCGGGTGATCCACTCACGATTGCCGTCCGGCGGGCGGACCACCAGGGGAAAGTTCAGCGCGCGGGCCAGCGTCGCCATGTCGGCGACGGTCTCCATCGAGAAGGGGGAATGCTCCATGTCCAATCGGGCAAAATCGAGCCCTGATGCGCGCAGCAGCGTGAGGACGGCCGGTGTCCGCACCATCGTGATCCAGGTCCCGATCTGTACCTCGCCCCGCTCGCTTCGCATCCGGTAGGCGTTGTCGCTCATGGGCGGATGTTGCCCTCAGGCGGGGATGCCGTCAAGCGCGGCGGCCGAACTTGGCGTATGCTGGCGCCCCCGACCCAAGGAGGCTCCCATGGACTACGGCGTCGTCATGTTCCCGACCGAGTACTCGATCGCCCCCGACGAGCTGGGCCGCGCGCTTGAGGAGCGCGGCTTCGAGTCGGTGTGGTTCCCCGAGCACACCCATATCCCGGCGAGCCGCCGGAGCCCGTGGCCGGGCGGGGGCGAGCTACCGCGCGAGTACTGGTCCGCCTACGACCCCTTCGTGGCGTTGATGGCGGCGGCGGGCGCGACCAAGCGGCTCAAGCTCGGCACGGGAATCTGTCTCGTCATCGAGCGCGACCCCATCACTACCGCCAAGGAAGTCGCGACGCTCGATCGGCTCTCCGGTGGGCGCGTTTTGTTCGGGATCGGGGGCGGATGGAACGAGGAAGAGATGCTCAATCACGGCACGGAGTGGAAGTCGCGGTGGCGCCTTCTGCGGGAGCGGGTGCTGGCGATGAAGGCGATCTGGACCCAGCGCGAGGCGAGCTACCACGGCGACTTCGTCCGCTTCGACCGGATCTGGCAGGACCCGAAGCCGCTGCAGAAGCCGCACCCGCCCATCATCATCGGCGGCGATGGGGCGACGACGTTCGATCGGGTGATCGAGTTCGGCGATGGGTGGATGCCGATCCTCCGACCGCACGTGAATCCCGTGGCGCGCATTCCCGAGCTGCGCGAGCGGCTCAAGCAGGCGGGGCGCGATCCGAAGTCCGTCCCGATCTCCATTTTCTTCGCGCCGCCCAAGCGCGAGGTGCTGGAGGCTCTCGCCTCGGCGGGGGTGGAGCGCGCGATCTTCGGGCTGCCCTGCGAGGGGCGCGACGGCATCCTGCCCAGGCTCGATGTCTACGCCAAGGCGATGTTGAAGTAAGCTCGTCTCTGGGCGGCGGGCCGCCACGCGCGTCCGGCCCGCCGCTCATTCCATGCGCGTCATTCTCGGCGTCGTGCTCGTCGTCGCGGGCCTTTCGACGATCCGCTCGGTCTGGGGCGGCGAGGCGAGCGCGTCCCCCGAGCCGCCGCTGCTCGCGCTCGGGGCGCTCTTGATCGGGCTCGGGGTGGGCGTGGCCCTCCGCTCGCGCGCCGCGCATCTGTTGGCCCAGGTCGCGGCGGGGCTCGGGATTCTCGCATTCATATGGCATGCGATCGCGCTCTACGCGGGGCCGGGTGCGCCGCGCGATGCCGACGATGCGCTGCTCGCGCACGGCCGCCTGCTCGGCTACGCGCTCGGCGCGGCCGGCCTGGCGCTCGGGTGGTATCTCCTGCGCCGCGCCCGTCCCGCCGCCGGCTTCGGCGGGGTGGACCTGGTGCCCGCGGCCGGGCTCGTGGCCGCGCTCGTGCTCGGCGTCGTCTGGTGGGTGGGGGACGACGCGCGCCTCCGGCCGTGCCGCCAGGGCAATGACGAGGCGTGTGTCGCACTGGCGGCGACGCTGCTCGCCGCGTCGGAGCGCGCGCCCACCACGCCGCCCACCCGCGCCGAGGAGCGCGCCGCGCGGGCGCTTCACGACCACTACTGCCGAACCGTCGAGGCCGGGCCGTGCGCGATGCAGCGCTTCGCGCTCGGGGCCGTGGAGGCGCGTGCCGGACGGCTCGACACGGCGAAGGAAGCCTTCACGAAGGCCTGCGAGCTCGAGCGGACGTGGTGTTCGCGCGCCGCCCAGGCGATGGTGGGCTGGACGCCGCTCGAGCGCGCGCGCCTCGAGCGCCAGTAGCGTTCTAGGCGCTGGCCAGGCGGACGAACTGCTTGCGGAGCGCGTTGATCGACGCGAGATATTGCCGCGCGTCGTGGTCGCCGCAGTGCTGGCCGGGAGCCAGGCGGAACCCGCGGCGCGCATAGCCATCGCCCGCTCCCGCGCCGCAGAGGTGGATCAGCGCGGCGAGGTCCTGCTTCTGCCTGAGCGTCGCCCCGGCGATCCGCCGCCGCTCCAGCGTGCGCTGCACGGCCCGATCCAGATGGGCGGCGGTGAGCTCCACCGCGTGGCTCGGGAGCACGCGGACGTAGAGGCTGTTGAACCAGCACGCGCGGACGTCGTACCACGCCCCGTCCTCGATCACGCGGTGATCGTGGATGCAGAGCCGGCGCGCCTCCTGGAATGTCCCGTCGGTGATCTGGAACATGCCCACCGCACTGGAGGCCGGCTGATAGATGGCCAGCGGGTTCAGCGTCAATTGCCAGCGCCAGTAAGTGCGCGCCACGGGATTGCCGGCGCCTTCCGCCTGCGCGAGCGCGGCGAGAAGGTCGGGCGTCATCACCTCGGTGGAATGCTCGCGGAAGAACCCGCGGTACTGGCGCCACGTCTCCCCCGGCGCTTTGGAGAGCACGCCGCTCACCGGGAAGAAGAGCTCTGTCGGCTTGCGCCACACCTGATATGCCCAGTTCACCATCCACCACACGGCCAGGATGACGGCGGTGGCCACCAGCAGGCGGATCAGCAGTGGCGCGACCAAGAACAGCGTGAGGGCGCGGCGCCAGGGACGGGCCCGCCGGCGGACGCGCGAGCGCGCGGGCCGCGCATGGGCGCGACGGGGAATCGGCCTGCCGACGGCGACCGAGAAGGCCATGACCCCTCCAGTCTAGCAGGCGGCCCCGCCCGGGTGGCTAGGCGGCGGCGAGCTTCTCGAGGACCGCGACGGCGGTGGCCGGCTCCGGGCGGTGCGTGTAGTCGGGATCGGCGTCGACAGCTCGAATGATGCCGTCTCGGTCGATCACGAAGCGGGCGGGGACGGGAAGGCGCCAGCTGCCGTCGCCATTACCCTTCGCGAGATCGATGCCGAATTTCTGATAGATCTCGCGGAGATCGTCGGGAAGACTGAAGGCGATTCCGTAGGCCTCCGCGACGCGGTTGCCGAAGTCCCGCAGCATCGTGAACGGCATCTGGGCGGCTTCCTCGGCTTCACGGGGCGTCCGCGCCATCTGGGGCGAGACGACGACGAGGGTGGCGCCGGCGGCGGCGATCTCGGGGAGAGCCTGGCGCAGAGCTTCCAGCTCCGCGTTGCAGTACGGTCACCAGCGCCCACGGTAGAAGGACAGGACAACAGGGCCGCGGGCAAGCAGCGCCGAGAGGCGCACGTCCTTCCCCGAGTGGTCGGGCAGGGTGAAGTCGGGCGCCCGCTGCCCCACCTTCGCGACGCGGTCCATGATGCCGGAGTCGCGGAGATCGGCCACGCTCCGCTCCATCACGGCGCGGGCCTCGGGCGGGATGCGGGTCTTGGCTGCCTCGCGGATCGCGTCGAGCCGCTCGCTCAGTGCCATGCCGGCTCCTCCTCAGTCGCGCCGGGGCAGGGTCTGGCCCTTCACCGGGTTGGCGACCGCGTCCTCCAGGCTCTTGGCGGGCAGCCATTCGCTGGCGGGGCGCACCGCGCCCTCGGTGCCCACCTGGTCGATGTTCCAGTAGATCTCGAGATTGTTGCCGTCGGGATCCTGGAACTCGATGGCGATCTGGCAGCCGGCCCGGCGGCGGCCCTCGAAGTGGATCGGCACTTGGTGGTCGCGCAGCCACGCCCGGGCGCGGAACACCTCGTCGAGCGACCCGACCTCGAAGGCGAAGTGGTTCAGGCTGCTCCGCTCGGCCTTGGCGGCGCCCCCGACGAGCGCCACCCCGTGATGATCGGGATTCACCCGGAGGAACACCATGCCACCCGGCACCATGCTGTCGGGATACTGATCGCTCACCTGCAGACCGAGCACGCGCGTGTAGAAGTCCACGGCGCGGTCGAGGTCGATGACATTTAGCACGACATGGCCGATCTTGCGGAGCTGGAACTGCATGGCCGCTAGTATACTGCCGTTCGACGCGGACAAGGGGGGCCCGGGCCTATGGCCGAACGCGCGCTGACCGGCATGCGGATCCTCGACCTCACGCAGTTCGAGGCCGGCACTACCTGCACCCAGTTCCTGGGCTGGCTCGGGGCCGACGTGATCAAGATCGAGCCGCCGGGCGGCGAGCAGTCGCGGCGCAATCGCCCCGAGGTCCCGGGTCTCGACGCGATGTTCTTCCTCGTGTTCAACGCCAACAAGCGCAGCGTCACCATCGACCTCAAGCAGCCCGAGGGCAAGCAGCTCTTCCTTCAGATGGTCGAGCGCGCCGACGTCGTCGTGGAGAACTTCGCCCCCGGGCTCATGGAGCGCCTGGGCCTCGACTGGGAGCGGCTGCGCGCGACGAACCCGCGCATCATCATGGCGCGCATCAAGGGCTTCGGGCTCTCCGGCCCGTACCACGAGTACAAGAGCTTCGACATGATCGCCCAGGCCACCGGCGGCGTGATGAGCGTGACCGGCTTCGCCGATCGTGAGCCCGTCCGCTGCGGCGCCGCCATCGGCGACACCGGCACCGGCGTGCACGCGGCGGGCGCCATCATGGCCGCCTACATCCAACGCCAGCGCACGGGGCAGGGGCAGCTCGTGGAGGTCGCCATGCAGGAAGTGGTGGCCAACTTCGTGCGAGGCCGCTACGTGGACCACTACCGCGACGGCAAGCCCAGCATGCGCAAGGACAACGAGATCACGGGCGGCGTGCCCGGCGGCGCCTATCCGTGCGCGCCCGGCGGCCCCAACGACTACGCCTTCATCTACGTGCAGCCCATGAACCAGGACATGTGGCGCGACTTCGCCGCCGCCATCGGCCGCGAGGATCTGCTCGCCGACCCGCGCTACGCCGACGCCAAGTCGCGGTGGCAGCAGCGCGAGGCGCTCAACGCCGCGGTGCGCGAGTGGACGCGCGCGCGGACCAAGCAGGAGGTGATGGCGACGCTCGGCAAGGCGGGCGTGCCGTGCGGCGCGACGCTCGACACCGGGGAGATCCTGGACGACGCGCATCTGAACGC
The Candidatus Methylomirabilota bacterium genome window above contains:
- a CDS encoding lytic transglycosylase domain-containing protein; this translates as MAFSVAVGRPIPRRAHARPARSRVRRRARPWRRALTLFLVAPLLIRLLVATAVILAVWWMVNWAYQVWRKPTELFFPVSGVLSKAPGETWRQYRGFFREHSTEVMTPDLLAALAQAEGAGNPVARTYWRWQLTLNPLAIYQPASSAVGMFQITDGTFQEARRLCIHDHRVIEDGAWYDVRACWFNSLYVRVLPSHAVELTAAHLDRAVQRTLERRRIAGATLRQKQDLAALIHLCGAGAGDGYARRGFRLAPGQHCGDHDARQYLASINALRKQFVRLASA
- a CDS encoding CoA transferase, producing MAERALTGMRILDLTQFEAGTTCTQFLGWLGADVIKIEPPGGEQSRRNRPEVPGLDAMFFLVFNANKRSVTIDLKQPEGKQLFLQMVERADVVVENFAPGLMERLGLDWERLRATNPRIIMARIKGFGLSGPYHEYKSFDMIAQATGGVMSVTGFADREPVRCGAAIGDTGTGVHAAGAIMAAYIQRQRTGQGQLVEVAMQEVVANFVRGRYVDHYRDGKPSMRKDNEITGGVPGGAYPCAPGGPNDYAFIYVQPMNQDMWRDFAAAIGREDLLADPRYADAKSRWQQREALNAAVREWTRARTKQEVMATLGKAGVPCGATLDTGEILDDAHLNARGQVHTIEHPTRGTIRLPGCPVRLSASEAPTTPPPLAGQHTAEVLAEVLELSADDVARLRTRGVLG
- a CDS encoding LLM class F420-dependent oxidoreductase encodes the protein MDYGVVMFPTEYSIAPDELGRALEERGFESVWFPEHTHIPASRRSPWPGGGELPREYWSAYDPFVALMAAAGATKRLKLGTGICLVIERDPITTAKEVATLDRLSGGRVLFGIGGGWNEEEMLNHGTEWKSRWRLLRERVLAMKAIWTQREASYHGDFVRFDRIWQDPKPLQKPHPPIIIGGDGATTFDRVIEFGDGWMPILRPHVNPVARIPELRERLKQAGRDPKSVPISIFFAPPKREVLEALASAGVERAIFGLPCEGRDGILPRLDVYAKAMLK
- a CDS encoding aldolase/citrate lyase family protein — protein: MSDNAYRMRSERGEVQIGTWITMVRTPAVLTLLRASGLDFARLDMEHSPFSMETVADMATLARALNFPLVVRPPDGNREWITRLLDAGVWNLHVPQVETPEQAAQVAACVRYAPLGERGMYGFGPHTMYETVPPAEHMASANARVHVTAMLETKRSFDYLDEIASVPGIDALTIGPTDLAQNLGVLGTPAQKPTLLEYRQRLAAAARKHGKAVAMLTDSVEGVREMIALGATIINYASDAAVLRGGYAAMVAAVRSAR
- a CDS encoding peroxiredoxin-like family protein; translated protein: MALSERLDAIREAAKTRIPPEARAVMERSVADLRDSGIMDRVAKVGQRAPDFTLPDHSGKDVRLSALLARGPVVLSFYRGRWUPYCNAELEALRQALPEIAAAGATLVVVSPQMARTPREAEEAAQMPFTMLRDFGNRVAEAYGIAFSLPDDLREIYQKFGIDLAKGNGDGSWRLPVPARFVIDRDGIIRAVDADPDYTHRPEPATAVAVLEKLAAA
- a CDS encoding VOC family protein, producing the protein MQFQLRKIGHVVLNVIDLDRAVDFYTRVLGLQVSDQYPDSMVPGGMVFLRVNPDHHGVALVGGAAKAERSSLNHFAFEVGSLDEVFRARAWLRDHQVPIHFEGRRRAGCQIAIEFQDPDGNNLEIYWNIDQVGTEGAVRPASEWLPAKSLEDAVANPVKGQTLPRRD